One stretch of Streptomyces sp. A2-16 DNA includes these proteins:
- a CDS encoding glycoside hydrolase family 2 TIM barrel-domain containing protein has translation MNGLDPNAYVEDRSPGTGRLRPRAAFASDLPTIALDGDWRFRLASGLDDLTGDFAAPDFDDTAWDLLAVPSCWQMTGLPGEPRHGAPAYTNILYPFPVDPPRVPRQNPTGEYRREFDVPDGFPASQAVLRFEGVDSAFAVWLNGIRLGDGKGSRLTTEFDVSAGLRPGRNVLTVRVHQWSSGSYLEDQDMWWLSGIFRSVSVAARGVEDFFVHTAYDHTTGQGTLAVDVTAPTAVSLSVPELGISAADPAGPHLIDGIEPWSDERPRLYSGELVSDAGERIPLRIGFRTVAVVDGVLTANGRPISLRGVNRHEWHPLTGRTLTEDTMLTDVLLMKQHNINAVRTSHYPPDHRFLDLCDEHGLWVFCEGDLETHGFEPGGWRRNPSDDPAWREAYLDRAARLVERDKNHPSVIVWSLGNESGTGANLAAAAAWIRERDDSRLIHYEGDFASCAYVDLYSRMYVGVDELSAVGRGQEAPTADPADDAHRRALPFVLCEYGHAMGTGPGGLSEYQQVIEAHPRLAGGFIWEWIDHGIARLTGQEEPRSFYAYGGDFGEEVHDGNFVADGLLFPDRTPSPGLVEYKKVIEPVRIHVDPAARRISVHNLHHVRDTGYLDFQWTVEDGGELAGSGRLTVPATAPGATTAVEWPADLAAAFDSVRKNGSGDEVWLTVTAVLAADETWARAGHEIAWAQGLVVAPTASPVPSTPAPTTAHDGVITLGPATFDARSGVLIRLGDLELDGPRLDIWRAPIDNDLLNAFGEPQITAWLAAGLHRMRHDVLSVEPDAQGLTVSARLAAVGSSSALGVVYRWTACDGPDAGQVRLRLECAVTPDGAWSVPLPRLGIAMSLPGTDAEVEWFGLGPGEAYRDSRTAARVGRHRSTVSAMQTPHVRPQENGNRHQVRRTRFTTSDGTLLITGDPVIDLTVRPWSTAALAAASHQHDLVGDGRLHLHLDHAHHGLGSAACGPGPSASDVLAAVPTVFSVEFSTGR, from the coding sequence ATGAACGGCCTCGACCCCAACGCCTACGTCGAAGACCGGTCGCCGGGCACCGGACGGCTGCGGCCGCGCGCCGCGTTCGCTTCCGACCTGCCCACGATCGCGCTCGACGGCGACTGGAGATTCCGACTGGCGTCGGGGCTGGACGACCTCACCGGGGACTTCGCCGCGCCGGACTTCGACGACACCGCCTGGGACCTGCTCGCCGTACCGTCCTGCTGGCAGATGACCGGCCTGCCCGGCGAGCCGCGCCACGGTGCCCCGGCCTACACCAACATCCTGTACCCGTTCCCGGTCGACCCGCCGCGGGTGCCCCGGCAGAACCCGACCGGCGAGTACCGCCGCGAGTTCGACGTCCCGGACGGGTTCCCTGCATCGCAAGCGGTGCTCCGCTTCGAGGGCGTCGACTCCGCGTTCGCGGTGTGGCTCAACGGAATCCGGCTCGGCGACGGCAAGGGCAGCCGCCTGACCACCGAGTTCGACGTCTCCGCCGGTCTGCGCCCCGGCCGGAACGTACTCACGGTCCGCGTGCACCAGTGGTCGTCCGGCAGCTACCTGGAAGACCAGGACATGTGGTGGCTGTCCGGGATCTTCCGGTCGGTGTCCGTGGCCGCGCGCGGTGTCGAGGACTTCTTCGTCCACACCGCCTACGACCACACGACGGGGCAGGGCACCCTGGCCGTCGACGTCACCGCCCCCACCGCAGTGTCCCTGTCGGTGCCCGAGCTCGGCATATCCGCCGCCGACCCGGCCGGCCCGCACCTGATCGACGGCATCGAGCCCTGGTCGGACGAGCGGCCGCGCCTGTACTCGGGGGAACTGGTCTCCGACGCCGGCGAGCGCATACCGCTGCGCATCGGCTTCCGCACCGTGGCCGTCGTGGACGGCGTCCTGACCGCCAACGGCAGGCCGATCTCGCTGCGAGGCGTCAACCGCCACGAATGGCATCCGCTGACGGGGCGGACCCTGACCGAGGACACCATGCTGACCGATGTGCTGCTCATGAAGCAGCACAACATCAACGCGGTGCGCACCAGCCACTACCCGCCCGACCACCGTTTCCTCGACCTGTGCGACGAGCACGGCCTGTGGGTGTTCTGCGAGGGCGACCTCGAGACGCACGGCTTCGAACCCGGCGGCTGGCGGCGCAACCCCAGCGACGACCCCGCGTGGCGCGAGGCCTACCTGGACCGGGCCGCGCGGCTGGTGGAACGCGACAAGAACCACCCCTCGGTCATCGTCTGGTCGCTGGGCAACGAGTCCGGCACCGGGGCCAACCTGGCCGCCGCGGCCGCGTGGATCCGGGAGCGCGACGACAGCCGCCTGATCCACTACGAGGGCGACTTCGCGAGCTGCGCGTACGTCGACCTGTACTCCCGCATGTACGTCGGTGTGGACGAGCTGTCCGCAGTGGGACGCGGCCAGGAGGCCCCGACGGCTGATCCGGCCGACGACGCACACCGCCGCGCCCTGCCGTTCGTGCTGTGCGAGTACGGACACGCCATGGGCACCGGACCGGGCGGGCTGTCCGAGTACCAGCAGGTCATCGAGGCACATCCGCGGCTGGCCGGTGGATTCATCTGGGAGTGGATCGACCACGGGATCGCCCGGCTCACCGGGCAGGAGGAGCCCCGCTCGTTCTACGCCTACGGCGGCGACTTCGGCGAGGAGGTCCACGACGGCAATTTCGTCGCCGACGGCCTGCTCTTCCCCGACCGCACGCCGTCGCCGGGCCTGGTCGAGTACAAGAAGGTCATCGAACCGGTCCGGATCCACGTCGACCCGGCGGCACGGCGGATCAGCGTGCACAACCTGCACCACGTCCGCGACACCGGCTACCTGGACTTCCAGTGGACCGTCGAGGACGGCGGCGAGCTGGCCGGCTCCGGCCGCCTGACCGTGCCCGCGACCGCACCGGGCGCCACGACAGCCGTCGAATGGCCCGCCGACCTCGCCGCAGCCTTCGATTCGGTGCGCAAGAACGGCTCCGGCGACGAGGTCTGGCTGACCGTCACCGCGGTGCTCGCCGCCGACGAGACCTGGGCCCGGGCCGGCCACGAGATCGCCTGGGCGCAGGGGCTGGTCGTGGCTCCCACCGCCTCGCCGGTCCCCTCCACGCCGGCGCCGACGACCGCCCACGACGGGGTCATCACCCTGGGCCCCGCGACGTTCGACGCCCGCAGCGGGGTGCTGATCCGGCTCGGCGACCTGGAGCTCGACGGACCCAGGCTGGACATCTGGCGTGCCCCGATCGACAACGACCTGCTCAACGCCTTCGGCGAGCCGCAGATCACCGCCTGGCTCGCCGCGGGACTGCACCGGATGCGTCACGACGTCCTGAGCGTCGAGCCCGACGCACAAGGGCTCACGGTCAGCGCCCGGCTCGCCGCCGTCGGGTCCTCCTCCGCGCTCGGCGTGGTCTACCGCTGGACGGCCTGCGACGGTCCGGACGCGGGTCAGGTCCGGCTCCGGCTGGAATGCGCCGTCACCCCTGACGGCGCGTGGTCAGTGCCGCTGCCCCGGCTGGGGATCGCGATGTCGCTGCCCGGGACCGACGCCGAGGTCGAGTGGTTCGGCCTCGGTCCCGGCGAGGCGTACCGCGACTCCCGTACCGCCGCTCGCGTTGGCCGCCACCGGTCGACTGTCTCGGCGATGCAGACCCCCCATGTCCGCCCGCAGGAGAACGGCAACCGCCACCAAGTCCGCCGCACCCGGTTCACCACCTCGGACGGCACCCTGCTCATCACGGGCGATCCGGTCATCGACCTGACCGTGCGTCCTTGGAGCACCGCGGCCCTGGCTGCCGCTTCCCACCAGCACGACCTGGTCGGCGACGGCCGACTCCATCTCCACCTCGACCACGCGCACCACGGCCTCGGCAGCGCGGCCTGCGGCCCGGGCCCGTCGGCATCGGACGTCCTGGCCGCGGTCCCGACGGTGTTCAGCGTGGAGTTCAGCACCGGTCGGTAG
- a CDS encoding extracellular solute-binding protein, producing the protein MDSTTIRTRRLLALATATVIAFGAGACSSDKNDSAGASGGGGPVSMEFWGWAGYEKIVDQWNASHPNTKITFKKIPSGPKGGYTQISNALTAGKGPCLAQIEYQNLPSMLVKNSVMDITQYASGGMDKYVPSAVSSSSVGGKIYGVPVDVGPMVLFYRKDLFAKYGISKPPATWAEYKADAEKVTAADSGVKLGPELGGGDGLAAFTLQTGQSWYSTKGDSWTVSIDNPGTRKVASYWQDLKDKGLVSKTGSAWDPQFNKASEAGTVLTFVGAAWAAGGLKSDLQNLSGKWRVAPMPTWEAGDGKSASSGGSATSVMTGCKTPKEAVQFADFLSSDPQAVKLGIEGGLYPASKAGQDDPSLTGGDPYFGGQKVGDVYKASAAQVPSTWTNGPTFQQVETDFTGAIGQGTLPDAVTKVQASTVAAIKKLGLSVTNG; encoded by the coding sequence ATGGACAGCACCACCATACGCACCCGCAGACTCCTGGCGCTCGCCACTGCGACGGTCATCGCGTTCGGCGCCGGCGCGTGCAGCAGCGACAAGAACGACTCAGCCGGGGCATCGGGCGGGGGCGGGCCGGTGAGCATGGAGTTCTGGGGCTGGGCCGGCTACGAGAAGATCGTCGACCAGTGGAACGCCTCCCACCCGAACACCAAGATCACCTTCAAGAAGATCCCGTCGGGCCCCAAGGGGGGCTACACCCAGATCAGCAACGCGCTCACCGCCGGCAAGGGCCCGTGCCTGGCCCAGATCGAGTACCAGAACCTCCCGTCGATGCTCGTGAAGAACTCGGTCATGGACATCACGCAGTACGCGAGCGGCGGCATGGACAAGTACGTCCCGTCGGCCGTCTCCTCCTCCAGCGTCGGCGGCAAGATCTACGGGGTTCCGGTGGACGTCGGCCCGATGGTCCTCTTCTACCGCAAGGACCTGTTCGCCAAGTACGGCATCAGCAAGCCGCCGGCCACCTGGGCCGAGTACAAGGCCGACGCCGAGAAGGTGACCGCCGCCGACTCCGGTGTGAAGCTCGGGCCCGAGCTCGGCGGCGGCGACGGTTTGGCGGCCTTCACCCTGCAGACCGGTCAGTCCTGGTACTCGACCAAGGGCGACAGCTGGACCGTCAGCATCGACAACCCCGGCACCCGCAAGGTCGCCTCCTACTGGCAGGACCTGAAGGACAAGGGTCTGGTGTCGAAGACCGGCAGCGCCTGGGACCCGCAGTTCAACAAGGCCTCCGAAGCCGGCACGGTGCTGACGTTCGTCGGCGCGGCCTGGGCCGCCGGCGGTCTGAAGTCGGACCTGCAGAACCTGTCCGGCAAGTGGAGGGTCGCCCCGATGCCGACCTGGGAGGCCGGCGACGGCAAGAGCGCCAGCAGCGGCGGCTCGGCCACCTCGGTGATGACCGGGTGCAAGACGCCCAAGGAAGCAGTGCAGTTCGCCGATTTTCTGTCCAGTGACCCGCAGGCCGTGAAGTTGGGCATCGAAGGCGGGCTGTACCCCGCTTCGAAGGCCGGACAGGACGACCCGTCGCTCACAGGGGGAGACCCGTACTTCGGCGGCCAGAAGGTCGGTGACGTGTACAAGGCCTCCGCCGCGCAGGTGCCCAGCACCTGGACCAACGGCCCGACCTTCCAGCAGGTCGAGACGGACTTCACCGGTGCCATCGGTCAGGGCACCCTGCCGGACGCGGTCACCAAGGTCCAGGCCTCTACGGTCGCCGCGATCAAGAAGCTCGGACTGTCGGTGACCAACGGCTGA
- a CDS encoding sugar ABC transporter permease, whose translation MSSPSSTRTASPPRPVPAVTRRVSPAGRPRRTGRRSALTASGFLAPFAVLFLSMMVAPICYAIYQSFFTVHRAGLFGGAQSTEFAGLSNYADAFRDHDFMASIVRVVLLGCVQVPVMLGLALLLALLLDSRSARLRKTYRLTFFLPYALPGAIAAVMWSFLLVKDLSPFTGPLSHLGIHTDFLSPSWVPVSIGNMITWGWTGYNMLIIYSALQTIPAEVTEAAALDGCTGWRLAWAVKIPLVRPALVLTTVFSIIGTAQMYTEPAVLVGARIPGVDPKFTPIMNTTLGMDVGGQNLAAAESVVLALITLVLSFGFLKYNQRKGAMA comes from the coding sequence ATGAGCAGTCCCAGCAGCACCCGGACCGCGTCACCGCCGCGGCCGGTGCCCGCGGTCACCCGCCGCGTCTCCCCCGCCGGTCGGCCGCGGCGCACCGGCCGCCGCAGCGCGTTGACCGCGTCGGGTTTCCTGGCGCCGTTCGCGGTGCTCTTCCTGTCCATGATGGTCGCGCCGATCTGTTACGCGATCTACCAGAGCTTCTTCACCGTCCACCGCGCGGGGCTGTTCGGCGGTGCGCAGTCCACGGAGTTCGCAGGGCTGTCCAACTACGCCGACGCCTTCCGCGATCACGACTTCATGGCGTCGATCGTCCGGGTCGTACTGCTGGGCTGCGTCCAGGTCCCGGTCATGCTCGGCCTCGCTCTCCTGCTCGCGCTCCTGCTGGACTCCCGCTCGGCCCGGCTGCGGAAGACCTATCGGCTCACGTTCTTCCTGCCCTACGCGCTGCCGGGTGCGATCGCCGCGGTGATGTGGTCCTTCCTCCTGGTGAAAGACCTCTCGCCGTTCACCGGACCGCTGTCCCACCTCGGGATCCACACCGACTTCCTCTCGCCGTCGTGGGTTCCGGTCTCGATCGGGAACATGATCACGTGGGGCTGGACCGGCTACAACATGCTGATCATCTACTCCGCGCTGCAGACGATCCCCGCCGAGGTGACGGAGGCCGCCGCGCTCGACGGCTGCACCGGATGGCGCCTGGCGTGGGCGGTGAAGATCCCGCTGGTACGTCCCGCGCTGGTGCTGACCACGGTCTTCTCCATCATCGGGACAGCGCAGATGTACACCGAGCCGGCGGTGCTGGTCGGCGCGCGCATCCCGGGTGTCGACCCGAAGTTCACCCCGATCATGAACACGACCCTGGGCATGGACGTGGGCGGCCAGAACCTGGCCGCCGCCGAGTCCGTCGTGCTCGCGCTGATCACCCTCGTGCTCTCGTTCGGATTCCTCAAGTACAACCAGCGCAAGGGAGCGATGGCATGA